A window of Bacteroidota bacterium contains these coding sequences:
- a CDS encoding universal stress protein, with protein sequence MGNKLLNITTQTYSKAQILKSRFEAEGIECFLENLDHPELSIEVKLMVNEEDGEKALRIIKAFEEENEAKSILQRERIKEIKRILVPIDFSDYSENACHFALGLAAKYHAHLKLLHSYFYPGLAAMPFEETYTYNDSMTTYLNDMQIKAEKNLKRYKKALLDVIEKEKIEGVTVDYTLDRGFIEDSVISLSESFHPDLIVAGAVRKDERNRFAIGNLPVKIIEKTKIPLLLIPADTRFDGLDKIKNLMYATDFDESDFITIKRLMKFVETINIKVHCVHVGSDIKNPWNIVRMESLKEYFLKMYGKVNIDTALIENEDIINGMLDFIHKNNIDVLALTTHKRNLITKIISPSIAKKMLFETHIPLLIFHS encoded by the coding sequence ATGGGGAACAAATTGCTGAATATTACTACTCAAACCTATTCAAAGGCGCAGATTTTAAAAAGCCGTTTTGAAGCTGAAGGGATTGAATGTTTTCTCGAAAACCTTGACCATCCTGAATTATCCATAGAAGTCAAGTTGATGGTTAATGAAGAAGATGGAGAAAAAGCTTTGCGCATTATTAAAGCTTTTGAGGAAGAAAATGAAGCGAAGAGCATCTTACAAAGGGAAAGAATTAAGGAAATAAAACGTATTCTAGTCCCTATCGATTTTTCGGATTACTCAGAGAATGCGTGCCATTTTGCTTTAGGTTTGGCAGCAAAATATCATGCCCACCTCAAACTGCTCCACTCCTATTTTTATCCCGGCCTGGCGGCTATGCCTTTTGAAGAGACATATACCTATAACGATTCAATGACGACCTATCTGAATGATATGCAGATCAAGGCTGAAAAAAACCTTAAACGTTATAAGAAAGCCTTGCTTGATGTCATTGAAAAAGAAAAGATTGAAGGGGTTACCGTGGATTATACCCTGGATCGTGGATTTATTGAAGATTCTGTCATTTCCTTGAGCGAATCTTTTCATCCGGATCTGATTGTTGCCGGTGCAGTGAGAAAAGATGAACGCAACCGTTTTGCCATTGGCAATCTGCCTGTTAAAATTATTGAAAAAACCAAGATCCCTCTTTTATTGATACCTGCTGATACCCGGTTTGATGGATTAGATAAAATCAAAAACTTGATGTACGCAACAGATTTCGACGAATCCGACTTCATTACGATTAAAAGATTGATGAAATTTGTGGAAACGATTAACATTAAAGTTCATTGCGTACATGTGGGTTCGGACATTAAAAATCCCTGGAATATTGTCAGGATGGAGAGCTTAAAGGAATATTTCCTGAAAATGTATGGGAAAGTCAATATTGATACGGCCCTGATTGAAAATGAAGATATCATTAACGGAATGTTGGATTTTATTCACAAAAATAATATTGATGTTTTGGCTTTGACCACGCACAAGCGGAACCTGATCACCAAAATTATTTCACCAAGTATA